The nucleotide sequence GCCTGCTGCGCCGCCCTGGACGGGTACTGCCCCTCCAGCCGCGGGTCCACCAGCCACGCCAGCTTCCGCCGGTCCGCCAGGTACGGCTTGGCCCACTCCACGAGGCTGTGCTGCAGCGCCGGCCTCCCCGTGTCTAGCGCCCGCATTCCCGTCAGCATCTCCAGCAGCACCATGCCGAACCCGCCACCGTCGGCGACCTTGTTGTTCCTCCCCTCGGCCatctccacgtcgtcgtcgccggcctgcTTGCCGCGGTTGCTGCGGCGGtgggagcgaggaggaagacgaagatgcAGGCAGtgatggcggaggaggaagacgaagatgccggcggcagcggcggcggcgaggaggaagatgaagatgccggcggtggcggcgcgctgGGGGTGGTGTCGGTTTGGGGGATGGTCCCGTCGCCTCGCCTCCTTTCCCCTGCGCACATGAAGAAGAGAGGACgatgaagaagagagagaatggatggggaagaagggaggagtagctgacatgtggggcccatgtgggccccaccatttaatttttttagctgacatatgggtcccatgttttttttattatttttcagggATCCAATTGCCACGgaagcgccacgtcaataccACGTGGGACGAGGATctagtcaaaccagccacgtaggcgccacgtcatccaaaaccagatataatactgccgagggatctcgtctgcacggttttgtaaagttgagggatgtaTTGTATCCGGTTTTCTGGACTGAGGATGAAAATTAGACTGGGTGACCAATAGAGTGACCTAATGTGAACTTATTCAAGCACAAGAACACTGCTTACCTCTACTATCTCTACTCTCTACGGGTTGTGTTTGGAATCACAGGTACTCCCTCCatgccaaaatataaatatttttaactataaatctggataataatatgtgtctagattcatagtcaagagttgttatattttgggacggagctAGTAAGCACTAAGCGATGTATTTTGTATAAaaagtttcttttaaaaattaacttaatattcttttaatttgttttaagttaatacttaattaatactcTAATGAGCTGTCTTGTTTTTAGTGCGGGGAACAAGTTACAAACCCTTATCAGTTATCACAGCCTAATCCATGTGCCAATCGATTCTCTGGAGTTTGGCCTCATCTCTATCGTCTGGATTTAAGCCAATCCTAACGATTGACTATCGTCTACTCTATGGACTAAGATTAATTTGTAAATTAATCTCTCCTTCCGGCATTATCTCTAGCTCCAGCAAATCGCCTTCTTCGGCGGGGATAAACAATCTTCACGCTCAATGCGGACACCAAAACCGGCGAACAAAACGTAAACAGCCTTTTTTGcttgaccaaaaaaaaaaaaaaaacaaaaacaaaaggtaaACAGGTAACACCAGCATGGCCCTTTGATGAATGTGGTAAACTACTGTTCTTAGATGAATAGAACCCACATGTTTAACAGGGATATACACAAAAACCAACTAACCGCATGATGGTTTAGATAATTGGACATGATCTGATGCAGGCCTTTTGCCCTCCTATCCTCCTGATTTCTGAGGATAGCACCAACAACTATATCTCTGATCcccaagaaacaaaaaaaaaattgtcaaccTCATGTTGACCACCTATCGTTACTATTATCATAGCCTCAATGTGGTGTCCGCCTTGGCTCTGGTAGACCCAGGATTCACCCTCTGAGGCTGGAATTCATGGCAATGAACTCCTATCCGGGTAAATTCCTTGATGAGTTCATCAAATAACGTCTTCAAGGAGCCTTTGAAGTTCGCTGAGCAGCTTTTGTCGCCTTCATCAACATCCTGCACTCCGTTTCCTGCAAGGCATCCAACTTGGGCACCATTCATGTAGGCCTTGCATCCTACGAGGATATTGCGCCCGTACTTGCAAAAATGAACCCTTGCGAAGTCTTCAAAATGCTGCAAAAGTTGCACCCGGATTATTCAGCAGCTTTATGTAAGGAACTCAGGCATCAACGCATGGCAAAGCAAAATAGACCATTCAAAACAATACAGGTTCATCACACCCATCTTTATCAACAATTCAGCATATTAATCTTCTTCACCAAACGGGCAGACACATTATTTACACCATTACAATGGAAACAGTTAACGATTAGGCATTCTTCATCAACAGAAATGACAACAAAGATTATTGGATGCGAAAAAGAATAGAACATATATATCCACAACAAATAGGAAGGAAAACATGTAAGCGTAGTGTAGTCATACCTTCGGTGGATTCCGAAGAGAATACAGCATTGTTCTGCAGGATAGGAGAAATGTCGATTCATTATAAGCCATGGACATTTTCTCCCCCTGGGGTGTGTTAGCAGAAGCTGCATAACCAGGTTCATTAAAATAAGGTTTCGCATTCAACACCAAGGCCTGAATGGAGACTAGGACCTGCAGCATGGTTGAATTGGATGGGTTCCACTTCTCACACCCATGCCCAGACCAAGTGTTCAATAGGCTAAGACAGACTTTCCCGCTATCATAGAGATTTGGATTAAGCCGCAACCCTCCCGAGCGGTAGTTCACTAGCTGAAAGAATAGCCAATTATATGTCACACATGCAAGCTCAGAATAGAGAGAAGGAATAACAAAGCTTTATGGATGCATATGACATTATTAACAAATCCTTACTGGAGGTTTCTTGGGATACTGGGAAGGGAAATATACATCGaaaaagaaaagtccatcaTGGTAAGGAGTGCCTGCCGGTCCAACAATGACAGCCCTAAGTAGTTCCATCCTATCCTCATAAACTCGTACAAAAATTGTACCTGCTCAATATGGAGGAAAGATGCAGTCAGGACATGAACTACTGCATTTCAGTTTTAACATCCAGCTACATCCAATAGAAGTTACAGAGAATATACTCAAGGTCATTATATGCATTATGAAAAACGGATTCATATTTTATTGTAAACATGTATTAGAGCTTTTGCTCACCTAATGTGCGTGTACAGAAAGAGGAATGGAAGAACAATAGTATGGGGAAAAAAAGGAGCACTCCCTTAATCAAATGTGCAACATCTGGAGTAAATAAACCATAAAAGAACAGAGAGCTCTACCTGGCAAATCTTTCTCCAGAACTTTCCATTCATGTTGAATCCGCCTCACCCAGTCCTTGGATGGCTGCCAAAAAACAATGATTACATTTAATTGCAGAGATCAAGTGAAGATAGAGCACGTGCACGTGCAAACTCATACCTTCTTGACTTCAGGAACATTCCCTTTGCCTGACATTGAATAATAGTGATCACTGTGGTCGGTAACAGTATCAAACTGCTTAAATGCCTTATACTTCTCATCAATTTTATTATCCACGGTTTTAATTTCCTTATGCTTCCGTGGTCTCCCAGGAGTTGTGCATCCCCATGGTAGAACTGTGCTCGTGCCAGGTTGATGGCTTGGACCAGGAACATCCTCAGCCAAGCCACTCTAGAATTACTCAATGGAGAAAGATATATCAACTGTTAGCATAGCACACTAAACAATGGTAAACAAAAACACTCCAATGAATTAACCTTTGGATGCTTTGGCCAATCCGAAGGATGACTAACAGAATGATTACTCTTGTGACTCGACGCCTTCTCACAAATTATCATAACTCCATCAGGATCATCATTGGCGTCGAGATCAATTATTTCGTGAGCAACAGTCTGTTGATTAAACATATAGCATATTAGATTCTTCGCATCTTACTCAAAGTTGCAATAACGAAACTGTTATTTCTCGGAGGGGTTTCGTGAAATGGACCTTAAAAGTCGTAACACGGCTTGTGTGGCACAAACTAATTCCCAGGAACAATCAAAAGACACATAGAAAGGGAAATGGGATACAAAAACATACTTCAGAATGCAAAGTGAACTATGTATGACTTGTGCTGGCTTTCCAGTAAACAATTGCTACTTTCATGAGAGGATATGCCTAATGGCTATAAGTTGGATTACACCCAACGACTCCACATTCAGCATGGGGTATATCTTGTCATTTGACAGATAAATTACACGAACACAACCAGCCACCACAATAGACTTGGTGGAATCACTACAGAAGCCAATGCGGTGATCTATATGGCAGAATTGGATTTCCATTGATCAATCAAGAATGAACAAACTGCAAGTTCCATGTTTTATAACAGGCATACAACACATTATGGCacccaaaagaaaagaaaaaaaaagaatcaggcCATTTCCAATCCTCTTCCCAATGCTGATACACGCGCGTATTGGAACCTCCCTACCGAGAGACAGCCCAAACCCTTGCAAGATTCAGAgacgcaaaaataaaaaaaagaaagaaaaaaagaaaaaagaaaagaaaagaaagtagaagaagaagaaagagagcagAGAGGCCTTCCGTGCGCTTCCGCTTCAGGCGCGCGGAGCTccaacgcgccgccgccgccgcctccggcgacaCCTCGACGACATCCGGATCGCCCAACGCCCACCTCCTGCGACCAAAAACCCCCCagcatcgcatcgcatcgcatcgcaaCCCCCCCAAAACGAACAAAGAAACGCATCAGACTTGACCCGAGCAGCGAGCGCCCGCGTGTGCTGCGCGGGGtgtggaggggagggcagcGTGCGCGCTCACCTGGAAGAGgagccctccccctccgccatAGGAGGGGATTGGAgctcgccgcgtcgccgccaatgcgatcgccgccacggccgcgcgCTCGCTGGCGGGTAAGATTTTTTCGCGAATACGAAACCGTGGGACGCGGAGATGGGGGGAACGGAATGatgatttaaattaaaaaaaagaaaacagagagAGATAAAAATCCCTCAAATTTTGGCTTGCGGCTGCGCGCTTCGGTTTCTGGGATTTGGAAAGGAAGGTGGACTTGCTCGgtgtggtggggcccacgggcggcgtgaggctgacatgtggggcagGGCATGAGCAGAGGGTGTATGTGGGGTACGGCTGTCAGTCGGCgtgctttttccttttctttttttttgttctttgcgGCCAAATGAGCATATTTCCGTTCCAAAATGTGTACTCCTAAGTAGCTGTGCACATGGGATGGCAACCAAATGCCCTTTCTGTTAATCTTCGATTCTCTTTAATTCCCTTTCAAACCGAATCATATTTAAGAAATGAAATGGGAAGACATCTATACTAGAAGATTTTAGAGGCTGTTTTAGTTGATAGCCACAGATTGCTACATTTTATCATACTTATGCATTGTTATATAAGTATAATCATGTTAGATGCATATTTTAGTTGACATCCATAAGTATGATAAGAATTTATGTAAATTGTGACAGCTTTAATTTGGTGGCTAAATTatggtttggattttgatggccTCACCTTTGATAAGCTTGACTAAGAAAGAATGATAAATCTACGGAACATTACCAAATAGCCCGGCCGTTAGATTGCTTTTTGCTTgacttccttttctttctttctttcttttttttaaatattttggcAATAATTTTGCATTCAAAAATGGAGAAGAAAAGGGTTgggttatctttttttttttccattaaaCACCTCACTTGTCACTTCCTCTATATTAGATTAGATTTCACATGACCGGCAGATGGAGCGATGTGTTTCGCGAGTTCTGAAGTTCCATCCACCAGAAAAATAACAACGGAAACTGAGTTTATTATATATCCCCTTTTGATCTCACGTGGTTTTCACCATCTTTGTTAACCAATCGATGCATTCGACTCACTCCATGTACACCAAGATGCAAAAACTGCACCAATTCGCGCGAAACCAGGGTCTGTCATCATCAACCCTAAACCTCTCAAGTCACAGAGATGATGCCATAGTTTAGCCCTCGTCGGTTGGTCCTATGCCGAGTATAAGCTACCAGCTTATTAGCAaataaatactacctccgtctcagaatataagaagttttgggTTAGACATGATTATTAAGAAAATTAGGTGATTTCCCGTGCTTTGCTGCGAGAATTATTAAGtaattttctatatatttttttgggacAATCGAGctaggagtaaaaaaaaaaacaaataatgaAACATGAGGGTTTATCAGTACATatcatgaaacaaaaaaaatgatattgtcgacgtttgaggtcacgactacggtatttgcatggtatggagGTCATTGGTATCGACGGGtggtacccgtagaccggatatagagggtattggggtacgttggtacaaggatctacgtaatacgacatcaagcagacaaaagacgagaattatactggttcaggccccttggtaggtaatagccctaatccagttgatgtgggattatatggtggaaaacacaggttacaaagggaacaatgGAACTTGACAGATCCGGCGAGATCGTGGTCGAGTTGGCTCGACTAGATCCCCGACGATTCGGCTGCTTGCAGGCTctgacttcgtaggctgtgagggttgtgttggctctgagattcgatgcctcaggtcctcccggggggtcccttttatatcgcaggtcaggcggTTTACAAATAGAACTCGGAGATAACAGACCCTATACGATACATTGatgacccagtcttgtccgagtaggactcttcCCATCCGTAGACTccgtgaaggatttccttagtGTACGCAGGAAATATCCGtatgcgcgtgggtatgccGTACCGATATGTAAtatatatcgaagggtaaagggtatgcctaacctgtaaccctgacagtagccccccgacttctgcttaaatgaactcgtgtaaCCATTCGCGACTTCTTGTGTCGAGACTATTGTCGTTCCCGGTGTGAGGACTGTAGAGACAGGACGTAGTCGAGAACACCGTGTGAAGcccaacggtcatgagtgaatttaaactgaagtccaaaaaactgccgcgcgtaacggacccagaaatcTCCGGCGGGCATCTCTcccctttccttggaattcgtaCTGTCGGAAGTGCGTctatttaaaggaattttggggatccattttgaagtccgcctATTGTGAAGAAAACATCCCGCCTGTAAGCGctcttcgtcttctccgctGCCACAAGAAACCCTAGTTCATCGACCTGAGCCCTTTCTTCGGCGATCTCCGATCAACGATGGACCTCGGCAAATCATCCTCCACCAGTGCGTCgctgaagaagcttcaggaagacgGCGCCCATCCCGGTCGCGGAACCATGGAAAGGGAAGCAGGAGGTACTAATCCCCAGCCCGTCTTAGGTCGCATGGTTGTGACCGAAGACTATATTCTCTGCGGTTTTCTCCCTCCGCCTtccgaatttcttctcttggtttggAACTTCTACGGTCTTTCTCttctccatttgaaccccaattctATCGCCTTTCTTAGCATCTTTTctcatctttgtgaggcctacattggggtagagcccttTCTTGATCTCTTTCGCTTCTACTACGAGCTGCGTTGGATGGAGTCCAACATGTCTGGTTGCGTCGGGTTCcaacttcgggatggcctgaagtcgcgttatatccccttccagtgcccttctTCTCGCAGCAAATGGCGGACTAGGTGGTTCTACCTTCAGATCAAAGATTCGAACCCTGTCTTCGTTGTTCCCGAGGAACAACCGGACAAGATTTCGTCTTGGACCGCAAAGCCCCCTTTGACCCGCTCTCTCCAGTCGTTTATCGACATTATCGACGATCTCCGAGTACGAGgcttgtcggggtatgaagtcgctgcaGACTTCGTTGGTAAGCGGATCCAGCTGCTCCAGGATCGAGCCCATCCAGCCTTTGACTATTCCAGaccggaggacgcgacccgggtttctcctcggggtatctttCTCGCATTTATCCTGACATACTCATGTTCGCGTTCCTCTtgatttatcaaaatttggttctCGATTCATAGGCCTGAACAGTGAAGCCGTGGAACATCGTGTTGGCCAGGTGATGATCAGTGGTCCGACAACGGCGAGTACCATCCCCGTTCCCCTTTGTGAGAAAAGGGCGGCCGAACGTGATGCtgccatcaatgtaagtgtactcGATAGGCATTCTGCGTTTTCCTTCTGAGATCACATTGTGACTTGATTAAGCGTAGGCTCTTCCTCTGACTGacatcatcgggccgctcgCGGAACATCAGGTGGCGGTGTCTCTGAAAGAGAAggtcgccaaggaggcgtctgatgctgctgctgctactacaaGTGGTGGCAATGTTCGGACAAAGGGGAGGAAGTTCTCCTCTGTAAGCGGACATCGTCGCAAGGCATCAACCCCCTCGGTAAGCTATCCAGTCGTCAGATCGTACAGCCAGAAGAATTTCGCCTTACTTCGCATCGACCGTTTTTCAAgcctcggacgcgtctcccccgcctccacaACGACGACGCCTTGTGACGgttggcgagaagtaagtagacGAACTTAAGTTTCCATGATTTTATTCGAGTGTTGTCTGAACCATGGCCGTCTCACAGGGCGGCACGGACGAAGGCTATGCAAGACGAGTCCGGAGGGACCTCCGGCGCATCGCCCGCTGCGgcctcgacggatgtcgtgCTCGTACCCGGGAGCCGTGAGGCGACACCAAGCGGCCCAGTCAGCGATCCCGCGGCTGGCCGTGGTCTACCGGCTACCGTCCTCACTTGGGAGGAGCTCTATGTCGAGATGGGACGCCTCCTCGAGGCTAGTGCTCGTGGCATCGGTCGCAAGATTGCGGAGGCGAGGTTGACGGCGTCGTCGGCAAACGAGCGGGCTGACCGGCTGGCACACGAGTTGTCGGAGGCTCGTGAAGACCTCAAGAAGATGAGGGagttggtggccggcaacgagcgacaACGGCAGGGGCTCGAGCACCACATGTCGGAGCTCGGGAACAATCTGTCAGAAATCCGTGGCTCGTTGCGGGTCACCTATACTAgtctgcaccagctcgccggggagtgcggCATTAAGTGTACTATCCCGGCGAATcccgacgagttctcgctgacaTCTTCTCTTacggagctggcggcggcgatggaggagatcccctccaagcatgcggccaaGATCGGGGAGGAGACATCGaacgggatctacaccggggcgtgccaCGTCCTTGCGTGTGTAAAGCTGGCGCatcctgaactcgatctgcgcgagatcttggatcagggggcggctagcaacacgcgtaaggaggtgatggaagaagtcggtgatCTGGGGGAATCTGTTCTCtccctttttgaagagtagggccTCTTGTACTCGCTAGATATGCTGTATAAAACTGGATCTTAACCGCCTTTGTGCGAGTAGTTATTGTTCTAGCTTACTCTTGCATGTTGATCTTGACAGCTTTTTGTCCcttgtagagatgttgatgacggggatgtccagcagcgcgggcaacCCGAGTCACCGGCGATTATTCCAGCTCTCACATTCGAACCACATGCGTCGCCCGACAATGTAGACCAAACCCTTGCTACGGGGACGGAGATGGCGACCACTTCCTTGGGTTAGTGGTCCATCCATCCCTTTTTGCTTCTCCGACTAGATCCCCTATGTTCTCGGAAGAGACGTGTAGCCTGACTTAGTCGTTCCCACACTAAGCAGATCTCGAGAGTGCTCTTGCTGGCCAGGATTGTCGTATCCAATATTGGAAGACAAAATTTGAAGTAGCGGAACTCGAGAGGACTATGCTTGCAGTGAAGAAAGAGCAGGCTGTGGAAATGCTCCGAggtcgtgaggtgtggttcaactcgtatttgaagagttgctgcacatccATGGCCAAGGTTTGtagagagctccgagtaccTCGTGGGGATCCCGAGGAGTCCGCGGCTGggtacatctcgtggctgaatgggGCCTGTACTCAACTTGATGGCGTCGGCAAAcgtatcgacgaggccttgaagcaggagtgtcgttgatcgagccgatatgccggaGGGCACGTGTTGGCTTGCCTATGAGATCATCGCCCGCGCCTGGACCTCGATTTTCTCCGTGAGGGTTTTGTTCGTTCTCGGAAAACTCCAGCTGAGATAGATCACCTGGCGAGGTCGATGGCGCCGTTGGCGGAGAAGATGTTCCAGTCTATGGATtggcgttggccttcttggtaATCTTCGTACCCTGTGATAGATATCTCAGGAAAAAGGTGTAATATAACTTTGGATTTGTGTAAAAACCGTAAGAAGTATTTTgtgaaattgaaaagaaatctatctttgACAAATCTTTCTTACTCCGGATGTCGTGTGTAAGAGTGTTTTCTCAGTTCACGACTTTAGTCAATCGTTTGAGTCGTACACTCTctctagcccccagccttgtcgtcggaggaattttctcggaggataaggctcttggacttttgacctgccttggttgaataagctctgatcctagcccccagccgtgaagttagaaagttaatttccgatttcgcggcttggttaatacgcacggcgagaactcttacacgaccagatcttacatggtctttcatcTCTATAGGATCtaacaaggccttatcggctctgggcgtccccagccgaagatcccttaggttcttcggaggccttgtcaagacggcgtaaagggacatgaggataggtttcaacgctaggtgtcatcagagtaagggatcatcgggcgggaacactttgattgtaatGTGGGCCTAAgaataggctttattgatacTGTAAGGTGTCTTACAGGTACGGATggtattgactcatacatagaatttacgtagttggtcaatgttccaagaatttgctaaCTTGCGACCCTCGCTgtctgcaattttgaatgcgcctagccgcaagacttgtgtgatcgtgtaaggtccttcccatttgggtgagagtttgtttcgccctgcttggctttgaacccgtcggaggacgtagtcgccgatcgaaagtatgtgtgctcggatgcgcttctcttggtaacggcggagggcctgttgatagctggctgctcgaatggcaactcgttcgcgatgttcctcgagtagatttaCATCGATGTTTCGCTGCTCTTCCTGGTCCTCGTCGGAATGCTTAtgtactcgtgtactctgatgtcgtagctcgctggggagcatggcctcggagccgtacacgaggaagaagggtgtttccttgttagACGTCGTCGATGTGGTgcgtacggcccatagtactgatgggagttcttcgacccattttttgtcatgtgacatgagcctgtcgtagacgcgggttttgatcccttgtagtactataccgtttgccctctcgacttgtccgttgctttgagggtgagagaccgaggcgaagcatatcttgactcctagcccgatgcagtaatcctggatatcagcgctgatgaactgggagccgttgtcggttatgatgcggtgcggtagttcgtatctgcaaaatatccccttgatgaatttgatggcgttgtcggccttgatttcccccgtgggtactacttcgatccatttggtgaatttgtcgatcgccacgaataggaacctgtagccgccctgtcttcgtgggaatggcccgagtatatctagcccccagcacgagaacagCCAAGTCAGAGGGATAGTCTAGAGCGCTTGCgcgggtagctttgtgtgtttactgtggaattgacaggcttcgcatcgctggaccatgtcgcatgcatctttaagggcggttggccagaaaaacccttgttGAAAAGCTTTCCCGACtaatgtccgaccggcggcatgtgacccACAAATGCCTTCGTGTATATcaaggaggaggtgtctgcTGTCGTCGGAtgagacgcatttgagaagtaccccgtttggcgctttcttgtatagatcgttgccgaccatacagtagatctttgctttacgggttattttctcggcctctgtaTCGTCCTCGGGCAGCTCCTCGCtattgatgaatttgattagtgggatgcgccagtcgtctgtggtctcgatatcggcaacggcgCATTCTGCCTTTGTGGCCTCCGAGCTAATGTCGGGGGTGTCCGAGCTAACTTCGCCGCAAACCTCTTTCACTAATGGCTTTGTCAGGATGTCCAGAAAAGTGCCGGGCTCGAGCGGTTGTCGTCTGGACGCACGTCGTGCTAGGTCATCTGGCTCGATGTTGTCTTTGCGGTAGACTTGTCGGActtcgatcccatcgaaccttttctctagcttcctgacttctgcgagatacttggataactcggggttagagcatttataatctttgtgcacctggttcgcgactagcttggagtcccctttcacgattagtcgcttgaccccaagtgaggctgcagctcttatcccggcgagtagtccctcgtattcggctgtgttattggtcgccctgaagttgaggtggatcgcgtgcttgaattgatctccggagggagacgtcaagataaatcctgcccctgctccttggctgttgagtgcaccATCGAACACCATTGTCCACGTTTCGTTGTCGActtggttgtctgatttgttatcaggcatagtccaatcggctacgaagtcggtgagtacctgggacttgatggctgttcgtggcgcaaagtggacatcaaactggctcagctcgactacccatttcgcaatgcggccaaCAACGTCTctgtttctcacgacttcaccaagagggaaggaggagacaactgtgactctgtgggcttgaaagtagtggcgtagcttccttgatgtcatgatgaccgCGTAAAGtagcttttggatctgtggatatcttgtctttgcgtcgtggagagcttcgctgatgtagtagactggtcgttgtactttctctctctcgacaacaatgacggtgctaacggaatatggcatggcggcaatatagaggaataattcttcattaggttggggagcaacaagtacagggggtttgataggtagcgcttgagtgcaacgaatgtctcttcg is from Oryza sativa Japonica Group chromosome 9, ASM3414082v1 and encodes:
- the LOC4346643 gene encoding putative ubiquitin-conjugating enzyme E2 38, with product MAEGEGSSSRRWALGDPDVVEVSPEAAAAARWSSARLKRKRTQTVAHEIIDLDANDDPDGVMIICEKASSHKSNHSVSHPSDWPKHPKSGLAEDVPGPSHQPGTSTVLPWGCTTPGRPRKHKEIKTVDNKIDEKYKAFKQFDTVTDHSDHYYSMSGKGNVPEVKKPSKDWVRRIQHEWKVLEKDLPGTIFVRVYEDRMELLRAVIVGPAGTPYHDGLFFFDVYFPSQYPKKPPLVNYRSGGLRLNPNLYDSGKVCLSLLNTWSGHGCEKWNPSNSTMLQVLVSIQALVLNAKPYFNEPGYAASANTPQGEKMSMAYNESTFLLSCRTMLYSLRNPPKV
- the LOC107278803 gene encoding probable serine/threonine-protein kinase PIX13 — protein: MAEGRNNKVADGGGFGMVLLEMLTGMRALDTGRPALQHSLVEWAKPYLADRRKLAWLVDPRLEGQYPSRAAQQAAQLTLRCLSGDPRSRPSMAEVVAQRPPIMLLDGFSTWTLILSTAVENVRGKKEEVEDTMKNSKRD